Proteins encoded together in one Prochlorococcus marinus str. MIT 9211 window:
- a CDS encoding 7-carboxy-7-deazaguanine synthase QueE — MATTLPVVESFHSIQGEGAHAGRSAFFIRLAQCNVGCEWCDTKESWSSISHPKKTIDSLVQETTIAKSKGASFLVITGGEPLHHNLNPLCNAIKNNINSCGDNAIPIHLETSGVHHMSGAPDWITLSPKRHFPPKEELLEACQEIKVIIHSKEDILFAEEMAHRSIHAKKNAYKSRVSTKQSLIKPLLFLQPGWGHSMGQKLAIEYVIKNPQWRLSLQTHKWLAID, encoded by the coding sequence ATGGCAACCACCTTGCCTGTTGTAGAAAGTTTTCATTCAATCCAAGGGGAGGGTGCCCATGCTGGTCGGAGCGCATTTTTTATTCGACTCGCTCAATGCAATGTAGGGTGTGAATGGTGTGACACGAAAGAATCTTGGTCTTCTATTTCTCACCCTAAAAAGACCATTGATAGTCTTGTTCAAGAAACAACAATCGCCAAATCTAAAGGAGCAAGCTTTCTTGTCATTACTGGAGGAGAGCCTTTACACCACAACTTGAATCCACTATGCAATGCAATAAAAAATAATATCAATTCTTGTGGAGACAATGCTATACCTATTCATTTGGAAACCAGTGGTGTGCATCATATGAGTGGAGCACCAGATTGGATTACACTTTCTCCAAAGAGACATTTCCCACCCAAAGAAGAACTCTTAGAAGCATGTCAAGAAATTAAAGTGATCATTCATAGCAAAGAAGATATCTTGTTTGCAGAAGAGATGGCACACCGTTCAATACATGCCAAAAAAAATGCCTATAAGTCAAGAGTAAGTACAAAACAATCATTGATAAAACCTCTTCTTTTTCTTCAACCTGGATGGGGACATAGCATGGGTCAAAAATTAGCAATTGAATATGTAATTAAGAATCCCCAATGGAGGCTGAGTCTGCAAACGCATAAATGGCTTGCAATAGATTAA